From Fusarium oxysporum f. sp. lycopersici 4287 chromosome 10, whole genome shotgun sequence:
TGTGACTTTTCCCCATATCCGAGCTCAAGTGACATATCAAGATCATGCAATTGCTATGCCCGTTGCATCCGAGTCTTCAAGTCTCTGATACGTCAAAAATCCCATGACAAATACAGCCAGCCGAGCGGCACCTAGCCACGAACCGCATGGCCACAGCGCTTATCGTGAGCCGATTATCACTTCAGTGGCACGACGCTTTACAACCAAGTTTCTGTCTAGCCGTGATGTGTTTTCTGTAACAATAGTTTGGCAGTTGAGTCGTTCAGCTTTTGTGCTTTTTTGGATCTCCCGAATTATCAAGATGCCGCATTCTGTATAGATAATTCATGGTGAGACATCCGAATGTCGCTGGTTGACGCCGACTTCTTAACTGGAATGCAGAGGAGTTTTCCCTTTGGCAGACTGCACTATCCTAGCTCCCGCCCTCTATTGACATGAATTGAGTATAGTGTCGCCCTGGATTCCAGGGGCCCGGTTACGTTCTGGAAACTTTGCAGATATGGATAGCGACATTATCGTTGTAAAAAGGCCCTTGTTGAACTTCCCGCTTTGGGATTGGGAATTGTATCACCTCGACGGCGAGTCCGTTAGCTTGGCACTGGTCCAAGAACGCTTGAAACGTCTTCTCGTTTCGTTGTGTCGCTGAGATGAAAACCTCCACATGTGGATGAAGGTCAAATACCTCACGCAGAGTCCCGATCAGGGCTCTGATTACGCTCTTGTCGTAAGTAATATCGGCGCCTAGCACGACATCAATAGGACGTCCACCATTCCatttctcctcttcggtgCCCATGAGTGCATGTCCCCATTTGACGTCCATTGGGGTTACTTGAATGGAATCTTGAAGCTCATTGAGGAAAAGGTTATCGGGGAGATTGTTGATCACATCGTCAGAGCCATCTGATGCTATGACATGTTGAGAGTCGAGAAAGTTGGCGCAAAGAATAGAAAGATATCCTGTACCAGCTCCTAGTTCCAAGACTCGCTTTCCCTTGACAATGTGTCTGTTCTGGCTAAGGTATGACCCCAAGTGAAGGGCAGCCTCCCACGTGCGTAGACCAGTGGTCCCTGAGCCTGAGATGAGAGAATGGttctcaagaagggtgaTATGAGGCGCCTGCGGGCTTGGCTCTGAGTTGTCTTCACATAACTCAGAGAGATGGTATGTGACATAGGACTTTTGTTGAGCAGAAGTGGCTTCTGAAGGCAATGGGTTTGCAAGAAAGAGTGAAAGTGCAGACATCAAGTCATCAGATACGCCCTGGGTATGTTAGTAAATGATACGAGAAGGAGACAGAGTGATGTTAACGACGATGACTTACATACTCTTCCCAGTCATCAATGCTAGCTTCAATTCTGGACATGAGCTCTTTGAGAACTCGAAGCTGAAACCGTGGAGGAGGTCCATATCTCACGGCTCCATCAGCGAATAACCTCTCATAAAACGcatcttgaacttgagaagTCTTCAACAGTGAAGCTTCTGGATAGTCCAAGTCAGACTGGAGCTGGAGATACTGATGACAGAACCGGTCAACTTGTTTGGAGCTTGACGACATTTTGGAGGCGAATGGAACCGTTGTTTTCAATTTTGTTAGTTTCGTATATTTCGTATAAACTACGTGAGAGACATCCTGGAATCATCGCAGACAACAACTCAATTGTGGACTTGGAGTGGCCTGACGACACTATCTCCACCAAAGACTGGAGTTGAAACTTGGACATCTCCAACTTGAGAGGCCGAAGCCTTTCGTAATATCCGACTATTCCCAGGCTCACTCGCCCGAACATTGTCCGAGATCCCCTCCACGTGATTTCGACGAAAAAAAACCCTTGTGTGCTTGCGCCTCAGAATCGAGGCATCAAATCGCGCACAAGCGCAACGAGATTAGGGTTGGACCAAATTAAGCGACCAAAGTTGGATTTTCAGTGTGacaacttcatcaaccgAACGATCTCACCCATCAACGCCCAGTCTCTCCACCGTCAACTAACCCCCAGAGACCATCACGACAATCGGCAAAAATGGCGGACAACGACTCCCCCGTCACCCTCCGAACTCGCAAGTTCATCCGCAACCCTCTGCTGGGCCGTAAGCAGATGGTCGTGTGAGTGATACCCTCAGATTCTTGATGATACGTCTCCATATTGCGTCTGCCGCACCGCGCGGTTGCTGCTTCGTCGATACCATCACCTGAGTCGATGCTTGAACTCGCCTGCCTCTTTTTCCCCGCTCGATATATCGCTGTTCTGCACGATTCTACGCCACATAACGAATTTATCGAAAACACGTTCAGAAATTGGGACAGGCGGGCATAAAGCATCGATGATGGGATACGATGGGACACGACATAGGGCCTATCATTTTGTGCTTGGGAACTCTTGGGCTGACCGGCGATTGCGTTTAATAGTGACATCCTCCACCCCAACCGAGCCAACATCTCCAAGGAGGAGCTCCGTGAGAAGCTCGGTTCTCTCTACAAGGCCCAGAAGGACCAGATCTCCGTCTTCGGTCTCCGAACCCAGTTCGGTGGCGGCAAGACCACCGGCTTCGCTCTCGTCTATGACTCCCCCGAGGCCATGAAGAAGTTCGAGCCCCAGTACCGATTGGTGCGGGTTGGTCTCGCCACCAAGGCCGAGCGTGCCTCCCGACAGCAGCGTGCGTTTCACCATAATCATCAGAGTTCAAAGGGGTTAGTCAGGCTGACAGACAACTACAGGCAAGCAGCGCAAGAACCGACAAAAGACCCTCCGTGGTACGGCGAAGGTCAAGGgtgccaaggccaagaaggagaaataAACGACTCGATGActtggcttgggcttgtgTATATCCTCGGGCTGGTTGGGGAGCAGCTATGGCTGCGTGCATGCGGTGGTGCGTCCATTTACGGTCCATCCTCGTCGGCGTCGGCATCGGCATAGGGTACAGGGACTTGCTGGGCGGATGGCGGGGGGCTATTCTGGACTCGATGAGGAGGATTGCTTTCACCGGCGTCTTTTCTCAATTACACTAGCATGAAATCAATGGTGTTCTTCGGGTTTCGGACCAAAATCAAAAATAACAACGTCTCTGGTTTACGCGGGTTTTCACTACTTGGCTCTACGGTTCGTGAATGCATGACTCATGACTTTATATCACTGCGAAAAGAAGGTATGCGAGAGAAATACGGAATGTTTCTAATCAATTAGATGCCGCCCAGCAGCAAGAGGGTATCAACATATCTATCCAAAACTCCAAACTCCACCCAATGCATCTTCAAATCAACTCTTCACCACAATCCTCCATAtatcaacatcgccaacccCAATGCGATTCCAACGACGACCTTCCAGTGCACAATCTCAGCTTGTCGGCCCTCAGCGCCAGCCTTGTACACGGGGATATGCCATCCACAGCGCTCCTTTCCATCTCTCGTCTTGCATTCGTAGTAGGTTGTTTGCGCCCAGCCCATGCTCGCCAATTGTTCTGCTTGATCGGGGGCAGCTGTGACGGGAGGGTTGAAGACAGATGGGTTGGCGTTGtttctctcttgtctctcttcGAAGAATGAACCACCTGGAAGAACCGGAAGACCTGTTGTGTCTGGGAGGCCGGGTGAGAGTGTAGGTGCAGGTTGAGGCTCTGGTGTCTGAGTGGGTAGACAGAGGCCCATACTCAACATAGCGAGAAGGGTAAAGATGTAGTTGAGAGGCAACATGATTGCGG
This genomic window contains:
- a CDS encoding 30S ribosomal protein S24e, which codes for MADNDSPVTLRTRKFIRNPLLGRKQMVVDILHPNRANISKEELREKLGSLYKAQKDQISVFGLRTQFGGGKTTGFALVYDSPEAMKKFEPQYRLVRVGLATKAERASRQQRKQRKNRQKTLRGTAKVKGAKAKKEK